A window of Bradyrhizobium sp. AZCC 1610 contains these coding sequences:
- the efp gene encoding elongation factor P → MKVIASSIRKGNIIEQDGRLYVVLTAENIHPGKGTPVSQIEMRRIGDGVKISERYKTTDQVEKATVEDHNFNYLYEDADGFHFMNNETYDQVQVSKEIVGSSAPYLQENMTVKLSMHDMNPVAIQLPQRATLEVVETEPVTKGQTASSSYKPAILSNGVRTLVPPHIGTGTRIVVMTEDGSYVERAKD, encoded by the coding sequence TTGAAAGTTATCGCCAGTTCTATCCGCAAGGGCAACATCATCGAGCAAGACGGCAGGCTCTATGTCGTCCTCACCGCCGAAAACATCCATCCCGGCAAGGGAACCCCGGTCAGCCAGATCGAAATGCGCCGCATCGGCGATGGCGTGAAGATTTCGGAACGCTACAAGACCACCGACCAGGTCGAGAAGGCGACCGTCGAGGATCACAATTTCAATTACCTGTATGAAGATGCCGACGGCTTCCACTTCATGAACAACGAGACCTATGACCAGGTCCAGGTGTCGAAGGAAATCGTCGGCTCGTCCGCGCCCTATCTGCAGGAAAACATGACCGTGAAGCTGTCGATGCACGACATGAATCCGGTCGCGATCCAGTTGCCGCAGCGGGCTACTCTCGAAGTTGTGGAGACCGAGCCGGTCACCAAAGGCCAGACCGCGTCTTCCTCCTACAAACCTGCTATCCTCTCCAACGGCGTGCGCACCTTGGTGCCGCCGCACATCGGGACGGGAACGCGGATCGTGGTCATGACCGAGGATGGCTCTTACGTCGAGCGCGCGAAGGATTAA
- a CDS encoding HdeD family acid-resistance protein, protein MTRPQDIPPDIGKLQSEMNAAVQAHWKAFLFEGIVLALLGLTAMIVPPLASLAVTILLGWMFLIGGTAGLFATYWARQMPGFWWSLFSAALAVLAGGILLAKPEQGILTLTIVVGAYFLAEGVVTIMYALEHRRELSERWSWLLISGVMDLLIAFIIVAGLPGSAEWAIGLLVGINLVLGGASLVGMALAARKS, encoded by the coding sequence ATGACCCGTCCCCAAGATATCCCGCCAGACATCGGCAAATTGCAGTCCGAAATGAACGCCGCGGTGCAGGCGCATTGGAAGGCGTTCCTGTTCGAAGGCATCGTGCTCGCCCTGCTCGGCCTGACTGCGATGATCGTGCCGCCGCTGGCAAGCCTTGCGGTCACCATCCTCCTCGGCTGGATGTTCCTGATTGGCGGCACCGCCGGGCTGTTCGCCACGTACTGGGCGCGGCAGATGCCGGGCTTCTGGTGGTCGCTGTTTTCGGCGGCGCTGGCCGTGCTGGCCGGCGGCATCCTGCTTGCAAAGCCCGAGCAAGGCATCCTCACGCTCACCATCGTGGTCGGCGCGTATTTTCTGGCCGAAGGCGTCGTCACCATCATGTACGCGCTGGAGCACCGTCGCGAATTGTCGGAACGCTGGTCCTGGCTGCTGATCTCAGGCGTGATGGACCTCCTGATTGCGTTCATCATCGTCGCCGGGCTGCCCGGTTCGGCGGAATGGGCGATCGGCCTCCTGGTCGGGATCAATCTCGTGCTCGGCGGCGCGTCGCTGGTCGGCATGGCGCTCGCTGCGCGCAAATCCTGA
- the epmA gene encoding EF-P lysine aminoacylase EpmA, whose protein sequence is MADIDQPSPWWSPARHVDRKPFLLARSAITRAVRGWFDEQGFSEVETAILQISPGNETHLHAPRTELISNDGSRATRYLRTSPEFAAKKLLAAGEAKIFEFARVFRDRERGDLHLPEFTMLEWYRADASYDAVMADTIVVIAHAAQATGIGRFSFRGRTVDPFAEPELLTVASAFERFAGIDLLATISNGEGDRAALAAAASARVRVTDDDTWSDIFSKVLVEHVEPNLGQGRLTLLFEYPAPEAALARAKAADPRVAERFEVYACGVELANGFGELTDAAEQRRRFAADMDEKERRYGERYPLDEDFLAAVAAMPPSSGVALGFDRLVMLASGALRVDQVVWTPPAGET, encoded by the coding sequence ATGGCAGACATCGACCAGCCGTCGCCATGGTGGTCGCCCGCGCGGCATGTCGACCGAAAACCTTTTCTGCTGGCGCGAAGCGCGATCACCAGGGCGGTGCGGGGCTGGTTCGACGAGCAGGGCTTTAGCGAGGTGGAGACCGCCATCCTCCAGATATCGCCGGGCAACGAGACGCATCTGCATGCTCCCCGTACCGAGCTTATCAGTAACGACGGCAGCCGTGCGACACGGTATTTGCGAACGTCGCCGGAGTTCGCCGCAAAAAAACTGCTCGCCGCCGGTGAGGCCAAAATATTCGAGTTCGCGCGCGTGTTCCGCGATCGCGAGCGTGGCGATCTGCATCTGCCCGAATTCACGATGCTGGAATGGTACCGTGCCGACGCAAGCTATGACGCTGTTATGGCCGACACCATCGTCGTGATCGCACATGCGGCACAGGCGACCGGTATCGGCCGGTTTTCGTTTCGGGGCAGAACGGTCGATCCCTTCGCCGAGCCGGAACTATTGACGGTGGCATCGGCATTCGAGCGCTTTGCGGGAATCGATCTTTTGGCCACGATCAGCAATGGCGAGGGCGATCGCGCGGCGCTCGCGGCCGCGGCGAGCGCGCGGGTGCGAGTCACGGATGACGACACCTGGTCGGACATTTTCAGCAAGGTGCTGGTCGAGCATGTCGAACCGAATCTGGGGCAGGGGCGTTTGACTCTCTTGTTCGAATATCCGGCGCCGGAGGCAGCCCTTGCGCGGGCGAAGGCGGCCGATCCGCGCGTCGCTGAACGTTTTGAGGTCTATGCCTGCGGCGTGGAACTCGCCAATGGATTTGGCGAATTGACCGACGCCGCCGAGCAGCGCCGCCGTTTCGCCGCCGATATGGACGAGAAGGAGCGGCGCTATGGCGAGCGCTATCCGCTCGACGAGGATTTTCTCGCAGCGGTTGCCGCGATGCCGCCGTCGAGCGGCGTCGCGCTCGGTTTCGACCGGCTGGTGATGCTGGCCAGCGGCGCGCTGCGAGTCGATCAGGTGGTGTGGACGCCACCGGCAGGAGAGACATGA
- a CDS encoding MarR family winged helix-turn-helix transcriptional regulator: protein MSRKIGTAAYARSLGPRKAVAQQSKPRRKPAAQKAPARRKKSTESPAPAMIRPPPPGEGKRGEHGYLAYLLRQAQAATRLAMERALADLGATPPQFVVLTMLRAYPGLSGADLARVAMLTPQTVGVIIRNLERDGAIKKTPHPIHGRVLQWTVTRRGAALLDRCRRHAQVIERRLTAGLSTKAQTMIRRWLAKIAADL from the coding sequence ATGTCGCGCAAGATCGGAACTGCAGCATACGCGCGATCGCTTGGGCCGCGAAAAGCGGTGGCCCAACAATCGAAACCCCGTCGAAAACCGGCCGCGCAAAAAGCCCCTGCCCGCCGGAAAAAATCCACCGAAAGCCCTGCACCGGCGATGATCCGCCCGCCGCCGCCCGGCGAGGGCAAGCGCGGCGAGCACGGCTACCTCGCCTATCTCTTGCGACAGGCCCAGGCCGCGACCCGGCTCGCAATGGAGCGGGCGCTGGCCGACCTCGGCGCGACCCCACCGCAATTCGTGGTGCTGACGATGCTGCGCGCCTATCCCGGCCTGTCGGGTGCTGATCTGGCGCGCGTGGCGATGCTGACGCCGCAGACGGTCGGCGTCATCATCCGCAATCTCGAGCGCGACGGCGCCATCAAGAAGACCCCGCATCCTATTCATGGCCGGGTGCTGCAGTGGACGGTAACGCGGCGCGGTGCTGCGTTGCTCGACCGGTGCCGGCGACACGCGCAAGTGATCGAGCGGCGATTGACGGCCGGGCTGTCCACCAAAGCCCAGACCATGATCCGCCGCTGGCTGGCCAAAATCGCCGCGGATTTGTGA
- a CDS encoding carboxymuconolactone decarboxylase family protein, whose amino-acid sequence MSHARKEYKDFMSLTPDAYEAVLALGQVAGKAGMDKQLLELIKLRASQINGCAFCVQYHILESEKLGVPADKLNLVVVWREAPQFSQRERAALAWTEALTLLADGVSDEVYAQASSEFSEKELAYLTSAVASINVWNRFGAAFRWTPPVRKQAVGAAAS is encoded by the coding sequence ATGTCACACGCCCGCAAAGAGTACAAAGACTTCATGTCGCTAACGCCGGACGCCTACGAGGCCGTGCTGGCGCTCGGCCAGGTCGCGGGCAAGGCTGGCATGGACAAGCAACTGCTCGAGCTGATCAAGCTGCGTGCCTCGCAGATCAATGGCTGCGCTTTCTGCGTGCAGTATCACATCCTGGAGAGCGAGAAGCTCGGCGTGCCCGCCGACAAGCTCAATCTCGTGGTGGTCTGGCGCGAGGCGCCGCAGTTCTCGCAGCGCGAACGTGCGGCGCTGGCCTGGACGGAAGCGCTGACCTTGCTTGCGGACGGTGTCAGCGACGAGGTCTACGCGCAGGCAAGTAGCGAGTTCTCCGAGAAGGAGCTCGCCTATCTCACTTCTGCGGTCGCTTCGATCAACGTCTGGAACAGGTTCGGCGCGGCGTTTCGCTGGACCCCGCCGGTGCGCAAGCAGGCTGTCGGCGCGGCCGCTTCATAA
- a CDS encoding L,D-transpeptidase — protein sequence MSRSGLALLLVGLLGFVLGGCMQSTLAPTSNASLTPRDRQLLARPPYARADIPETYRRHIVDYMRKEQPGTILVDTNSRYLYYVLPGGKAVRYGVTVGEEALAWSGVATVGRMAEWPDWIPTAEIQARLGPYPKRIAGGPENPLGARAIYLYQGNKDTLYRIHGTNQPEYIGQAISSGCIRMTNEDVIDLVNRVKPGAIVVVLPPGRSA from the coding sequence GTGTCGAGGTCCGGGTTGGCGTTGTTGCTCGTGGGGTTACTGGGGTTCGTGCTCGGCGGTTGCATGCAATCGACGCTCGCCCCGACGTCGAATGCCAGTTTGACCCCAAGGGACCGGCAGTTGCTGGCCCGTCCGCCTTATGCGCGGGCGGACATTCCCGAGACCTATCGCCGGCATATTGTCGACTACATGCGCAAAGAGCAGCCGGGCACGATCCTGGTCGATACCAATTCCCGTTATCTGTATTACGTCCTGCCGGGAGGCAAGGCGGTCCGGTATGGCGTGACGGTGGGAGAGGAAGCGCTGGCCTGGTCCGGCGTCGCTACCGTTGGCCGTATGGCTGAATGGCCTGACTGGATTCCGACGGCGGAGATCCAGGCTCGGCTCGGCCCTTACCCCAAGCGCATCGCCGGAGGCCCGGAAAATCCGCTCGGCGCGCGGGCGATCTACCTTTACCAGGGCAACAAGGACACCCTGTACCGTATCCACGGCACCAACCAGCCCGAATATATCGGCCAAGCCATTTCGTCCGGCTGCATCCGCATGACCAACGAGGACGTCATCGATCTCGTGAATCGGGTGAAGCCAGGTGCAATCGTCGTCGTCCTCCCGCCAGGCCGGAGTGCGTGA
- a CDS encoding 3-deoxy-7-phosphoheptulonate synthase, with product MLSTTDDLRISELKELSTPQEVMCEIPRTLTATRVVMAARNAIHAILNGTDDRLLVVVGPCSVHDPVAAVEYAERLAALREQLADRLEIVMRVYFEKPRTTVGWKGLINDPNLDGSFDINRGLRLARNVLSAVNNLGLPAGTEFLDMTTPQYIADLMAWAAIGARTTESQIHRELASGLSCPVGFKNGTDGNVRIAADAVKSASHPHHFMAVTKGGRSAIAATTGNEDCHIILRGGHQPNYDRESVDAACLELVRAGVAPRIMIDTSHANSNKKPENQPLVAADIAQQISNGEQRITGVMIESNLVAGRQDVVPGKPLTYGQSITDGCIDWETTVSALNVLADAVGTRRSGPSRKIQELSA from the coding sequence GTGTTGAGCACCACCGACGATCTTCGAATTAGCGAACTGAAAGAACTGAGTACGCCGCAGGAGGTGATGTGTGAGATACCGCGCACCTTGACCGCGACGCGTGTGGTGATGGCGGCGCGCAACGCCATCCACGCCATCCTGAACGGGACCGACGACCGCCTGCTGGTCGTCGTCGGCCCCTGCTCGGTGCACGATCCCGTCGCAGCCGTCGAGTACGCCGAGCGCCTCGCCGCCTTGCGCGAACAGCTTGCCGACCGCCTCGAAATCGTGATGCGCGTCTATTTCGAGAAGCCGCGCACGACGGTCGGATGGAAGGGGCTGATCAACGATCCCAACCTCGATGGCAGCTTCGACATCAACAGGGGGCTCAGGCTCGCCCGCAACGTGTTGTCGGCGGTGAACAATCTCGGCCTGCCGGCCGGGACCGAATTCCTCGACATGACGACGCCGCAATACATTGCCGACCTGATGGCATGGGCGGCGATCGGCGCGCGCACGACGGAGAGCCAGATCCATCGCGAGCTGGCGTCGGGGCTTTCCTGCCCGGTCGGCTTCAAGAACGGCACCGACGGCAATGTGCGCATCGCAGCCGATGCCGTGAAGTCGGCCTCGCATCCGCACCATTTCATGGCGGTGACCAAGGGCGGACGCTCGGCGATTGCGGCAACCACCGGCAACGAGGACTGCCACATCATCCTGCGCGGCGGCCACCAGCCGAACTACGACCGGGAAAGCGTCGATGCCGCGTGCCTCGAACTTGTCCGCGCCGGCGTGGCCCCGCGGATCATGATCGACACCAGCCACGCCAACAGCAACAAGAAGCCGGAGAACCAGCCGCTTGTCGCGGCCGACATCGCCCAGCAGATCTCGAACGGCGAGCAGCGCATCACCGGCGTCATGATCGAGAGCAATCTGGTCGCTGGCCGCCAAGACGTGGTGCCGGGCAAGCCGTTGACCTATGGCCAGAGCATCACCGACGGCTGCATCGACTGGGAGACGACGGTGTCCGCGCTGAACGTGCTGGCCGATGCGGTCGGGACAAGACGGAGCGGGCCGTCGCGCAAAATCCAGGAGCTATCGGCCTAG
- a CDS encoding lytic murein transglycosylase, which translates to MKQPDSPDARTRRAVLQAGLGAGALLATGLPALAAPPGFDAWRDNFRARALAKGISDATWTRVMGRIEPDMSVFRQMQKQPEFHEQIWQYINRRVSDWRIINGREALKKHEALFARIEQDFGVERGTLLALWGVESAYGDPLVQQNHMRPIFPALAALAWNEPRRRAYWETELINALKIVDRGWGTPEEMRGSWAGAMGHTQWMPEVWLNVGMDYDKDGRVSPFGKPDDALGSSARYLLNRGKYHRGEHWGYEVRSSGGSSSGSRTYAAWASAGVTRADGKPFPQPNASAQMWVPVAGGPSFLLGPNFYSVKSYNPSMNYALAICHLGDRILGAPPFINPFPGSERALTLPEVQELQTRLTKAGFDTGGTDGRVGNDTMKAVKDYQTKMGLLPADGYGGLKVLARLRQGG; encoded by the coding sequence ATGAAACAGCCTGATTCCCCTGATGCCCGGACTCGCCGCGCCGTGCTCCAAGCCGGCCTCGGCGCCGGCGCCCTGCTCGCGACGGGGCTTCCCGCGCTTGCAGCACCGCCCGGCTTCGACGCGTGGCGCGATAATTTTCGCGCGCGCGCACTTGCAAAAGGTATTTCGGACGCGACCTGGACGCGGGTGATGGGCCGCATCGAGCCTGATATGAGCGTGTTCCGGCAGATGCAGAAGCAGCCGGAATTCCACGAGCAGATCTGGCAATACATCAATCGCCGCGTCTCGGACTGGCGCATCATCAACGGCCGCGAGGCGCTCAAAAAGCACGAGGCGCTGTTCGCGCGCATCGAGCAGGATTTCGGCGTCGAGCGCGGCACGCTGCTGGCGCTGTGGGGCGTTGAATCAGCCTATGGCGATCCGCTGGTGCAGCAGAACCATATGCGCCCGATTTTTCCCGCGCTCGCAGCCCTTGCCTGGAACGAGCCGCGCCGCCGCGCCTATTGGGAAACCGAGCTGATCAATGCGCTGAAGATCGTCGACCGCGGTTGGGGAACGCCGGAGGAAATGCGCGGTTCCTGGGCCGGTGCGATGGGTCACACGCAATGGATGCCGGAAGTCTGGCTCAATGTCGGCATGGACTACGACAAGGACGGCCGTGTCTCACCGTTCGGCAAGCCGGACGACGCGCTCGGCTCCAGCGCGCGCTATCTGCTCAACCGCGGCAAGTATCACCGCGGCGAGCATTGGGGCTATGAGGTCCGCAGCTCAGGAGGGTCTTCGAGCGGCAGCCGGACCTACGCGGCATGGGCCAGCGCCGGCGTGACGCGCGCCGACGGCAAGCCATTCCCGCAGCCGAACGCGTCGGCGCAGATGTGGGTGCCGGTCGCCGGCGGACCTTCGTTCCTGCTCGGGCCGAACTTCTATTCGGTCAAAAGCTACAACCCGTCGATGAACTATGCGCTGGCGATCTGCCATCTCGGCGACCGCATTTTGGGTGCGCCGCCGTTCATCAACCCCTTCCCCGGTTCGGAGCGCGCGCTGACGCTTCCCGAAGTGCAGGAGCTGCAGACGCGATTGACAAAAGCCGGCTTCGACACCGGCGGCACCGACGGCCGCGTCGGCAACGACACCATGAAGGCGGTGAAGGACTATCAGACCAAGATGGGGCTGTTGCCGGCTGACGGTTACGGCGGACTGAAGGTGCTGGCGCGGTTGAGGCAAGGCGGGTAG
- a CDS encoding L,D-transpeptidase family protein — protein sequence MRRTPRCVNPKRKPARLRPVYLAAAGLAVLVAAGDDAGARSGERSIESIETRSASEPLMAIVSLRNQRITVYDAKGWILRAPVSSGTKGRETPAGIFSVIQKVEEHYSNLYDDAFMPHMQRITWSGIALHGGVLPGRPASHGCIRLPFEFAGRLFDATAMGMRVIVAPTDVAPVEFAHPVPFQAKPGAGVMAAARTAEAQEAARKAAEARLAAGTALREATQARAPVRAAENLKRRAEAQLAAAETKLGAGISAEAKEQAEDAKAQAVAKIAELQLQWDVANVDLQQRLDAVTSSREAAAAAEAARVAAAEAVREIARELQPVSVLISRKTQRLYVRQAFMPILESPVTIADPDRPIGTHVFTAIERATDDAKVRWSVVSLAGGRSPNATVEPRDRARGSSGRDVEPVPTDPDSAKAALGRIAIPQDVLDRIGNITPRSSLIVTDEALSSETGKGTEFVVLLSGEPQGGIKNRRRYARPRSLPFWHSPFGSPFTW from the coding sequence ATGCGCAGGACGCCCCGTTGTGTAAATCCGAAGCGCAAGCCGGCGCGGCTGCGGCCCGTCTACCTTGCCGCTGCTGGTCTGGCCGTGCTGGTCGCGGCGGGAGACGATGCGGGCGCCAGAAGCGGCGAACGTTCGATCGAGTCCATCGAAACGCGCAGCGCCAGCGAGCCGCTCATGGCCATCGTTTCGCTCCGCAACCAGCGGATCACCGTCTACGACGCCAAGGGGTGGATCCTGCGGGCGCCGGTGTCGAGCGGCACGAAGGGACGCGAGACGCCCGCCGGGATCTTCAGCGTCATCCAGAAGGTAGAGGAGCATTACTCGAACCTGTATGACGACGCGTTCATGCCGCACATGCAGCGCATCACCTGGTCCGGTATCGCACTCCATGGCGGCGTCCTGCCGGGGCGTCCGGCGTCCCATGGCTGTATCCGGCTCCCCTTCGAGTTCGCCGGGCGTCTGTTCGACGCGACCGCGATGGGCATGCGGGTAATCGTGGCGCCAACCGATGTGGCGCCCGTTGAGTTTGCCCATCCGGTTCCGTTTCAAGCCAAGCCGGGAGCCGGCGTCATGGCCGCTGCTCGCACGGCAGAGGCGCAAGAGGCTGCGAGGAAAGCGGCCGAGGCGCGATTAGCCGCCGGGACGGCCTTGCGGGAGGCCACGCAGGCCAGGGCGCCGGTTCGCGCGGCGGAAAATCTCAAGCGCAGGGCCGAGGCGCAATTGGCGGCCGCCGAGACTAAACTTGGCGCTGGCATCTCGGCGGAGGCGAAGGAGCAGGCTGAGGACGCCAAGGCGCAGGCCGTCGCCAAAATCGCCGAGCTGCAGCTGCAATGGGACGTTGCCAACGTTGATCTGCAACAGAGGCTCGATGCCGTCACGTCTTCGCGTGAAGCCGCCGCCGCGGCCGAGGCTGCGCGCGTTGCCGCAGCCGAGGCGGTCCGCGAGATCGCACGCGAACTCCAGCCGGTATCAGTGTTAATCAGCCGCAAGACCCAGCGGCTTTATGTCCGTCAAGCATTCATGCCCATCCTTGAAAGTCCGGTCACGATCGCAGATCCCGACCGTCCGATCGGTACGCATGTCTTCACCGCTATCGAGCGCGCGACCGACGATGCCAAGGTGCGATGGAGCGTTGTCTCATTGGCGGGTGGACGTTCGCCCAATGCCACGGTTGAGCCCCGCGACCGGGCGCGCGGGAGCAGTGGTCGCGACGTTGAGCCGGTGCCGACGGACCCGGACAGCGCAAAGGCCGCGCTCGGCCGCATCGCCATTCCGCAGGATGTATTGGATCGCATCGGCAACATTACGCCGCGATCTTCCCTGATCGTCACGGACGAGGCGTTGAGTTCGGAAACCGGCAAGGGAACGGAATTCGTGGTGCTGTTGAGCGGCGAGCCGCAAGGGGGCATCAAGAACCGGCGACGCTACGCGCGTCCACGCAGCCTGCCCTTTTGGCACTCGCCTTTCGGGAGTCCCTTCACCTGGTGA
- a CDS encoding lysine-2,3-aminomutase-like protein — translation MNRIDRKLAATLRQPAELVERGLVRVTDLADLERVAARYAIAVTPDIAGLIDTENPDDPIARQFIPSALELVEAPGENADPIGDDAHSPVAGIVHRYPDRVLFKLVHVCAVYCRFCFRREMVGPGKATALSEAAYREALDYIRGHREIWEVILTGGDPLMLSPRRLAEIMRDLAAIDHVKIVRIHTRVPVAAPARIDGDMVKALRADGATTWIAVHANHPRELSGEARLACARLADVGIPLVSQTVLLRGVNDDAATLEALMRAFVECRIKPYYLHHGDLAPGTAHLRTTIAEGQELMRNLRGRVSGLCQPDYVLDIPGGHGKAPIGPNYLSHASSGKRELSSETHYRIVDYCGDVHLYPSKP, via the coding sequence ATGAACAGGATCGATCGAAAATTGGCGGCAACGCTGCGGCAGCCCGCCGAGCTCGTCGAGCGCGGGCTGGTGAGGGTGACCGATCTCGCCGACCTCGAACGGGTCGCTGCGCGCTATGCCATTGCCGTGACGCCAGACATCGCCGGCCTGATCGACACTGAAAACCCCGATGATCCGATCGCGCGGCAATTCATTCCGAGCGCGCTGGAACTGGTGGAAGCGCCGGGCGAGAACGCCGATCCGATCGGTGACGACGCGCATTCGCCGGTCGCCGGCATCGTCCATCGCTATCCCGATCGCGTCCTGTTCAAGCTGGTGCATGTCTGCGCGGTGTATTGCCGGTTCTGCTTTCGCCGCGAGATGGTCGGGCCGGGCAAGGCCACGGCGCTGTCGGAGGCGGCCTATCGCGAGGCGCTGGACTATATCCGCGGCCACAGGGAAATCTGGGAAGTCATTCTGACCGGCGGCGATCCGCTGATGCTATCGCCGCGGCGGCTGGCCGAGATCATGAGAGACCTTGCAGCCATCGATCACGTCAAGATCGTCCGTATCCACACCCGCGTGCCCGTGGCGGCGCCGGCGCGCATCGATGGCGACATGGTCAAGGCGTTGCGAGCAGACGGCGCGACGACCTGGATCGCCGTTCATGCCAATCATCCGCGCGAATTGTCGGGCGAGGCGCGCTTAGCCTGCGCGCGGCTGGCTGACGTCGGCATTCCGCTGGTGAGCCAGACGGTGCTTCTCCGGGGCGTCAATGACGATGCCGCGACGCTGGAAGCGCTGATGCGGGCCTTCGTCGAATGCCGAATCAAGCCTTACTATCTGCACCACGGCGATCTCGCGCCGGGAACGGCGCATTTGCGCACGACGATTGCAGAAGGGCAGGAACTGATGCGGAACCTGCGGGGCCGCGTGTCCGGCCTGTGCCAGCCGGATTATGTGCTCGATATTCCCGGCGGCCATGGAAAGGCGCCGATTGGACCGAATTATTTGTCGCATGCAAGTTCCGGGAAACGTGAACTATCCTCGGAAACGCATTATCGTATCGTTGATTATTGCGGTGATGTGCATCTCTATCCGTCAAAGCCATAA
- a CDS encoding M23 family peptidase, which produces MGRKAVGLLGRWLAALCWLAAGVTGAAAEEFRTPSISAVRVEWRAALDQLRTEIATRPAIASRFTFAGQRRVPAWDPRATPALVQLNAINASLFTGIGRSPVPVLLPFDTAGYLEGQADGTQLPLSRYQADFRPADLFHAGPSGYDAVFSLLPGAGGSRTFARPVEVQITGSILIYDLADPLGGKSEPVKALAAQFPDMRRFIREGYVRYAFTRFGVPYVVSIQCLDSAPRARRLACREAYPIAERFLKALRIAGGQPTRPRHDISSEIAERPTVVSPDFTYYPGGDIIARSSVRRRGGRADFAAYSQIRFPLEKAPAAIRSQSFGRKKSKEGRGVYPWRDNFCEARSFQVGQCAAGFGHQGQDIRPAPCPPNSNSESSCHPRKQAVIAVRDGILIRSLRQQAATLQINTRNEHIRFRYMHMNPSAMDADGILNGRRVAEGEKIGVVSNYLDFPNGTSYHLHFDVQVFTRDGWIWVNPYTTLIASYERLIRGRGREIGTDPPAVAAVVHALPEGLTR; this is translated from the coding sequence GTGGGCAGGAAAGCTGTCGGCTTGCTTGGGCGTTGGCTGGCAGCCCTTTGTTGGCTCGCGGCCGGGGTCACTGGCGCTGCCGCCGAGGAGTTCAGGACGCCGTCGATATCAGCCGTCCGCGTCGAATGGCGGGCGGCTCTCGATCAGCTCCGCACCGAGATCGCCACCCGCCCGGCGATCGCTTCCCGATTTACGTTCGCCGGCCAGCGGCGGGTGCCGGCATGGGATCCGCGCGCGACGCCCGCGCTGGTGCAACTGAACGCCATCAACGCGAGCCTGTTCACCGGGATCGGACGCAGTCCAGTGCCGGTATTGCTGCCGTTCGATACTGCGGGCTACCTCGAAGGCCAGGCCGACGGCACGCAGCTGCCGCTGTCGCGCTACCAGGCCGATTTCCGCCCCGCAGACCTGTTTCACGCGGGTCCCTCCGGCTACGACGCGGTGTTTTCGTTGCTACCAGGCGCGGGTGGCTCGCGGACCTTCGCCAGGCCGGTCGAAGTGCAGATCACGGGTTCGATCCTCATCTATGACCTCGCCGATCCGCTTGGCGGCAAGAGCGAGCCCGTCAAGGCGCTGGCGGCGCAGTTCCCCGACATGCGCCGCTTCATCCGTGAAGGCTATGTGCGCTACGCGTTCACGCGCTTCGGCGTGCCCTATGTGGTGTCGATCCAGTGTCTCGATTCAGCGCCGCGGGCGCGGCGGCTGGCCTGCCGCGAAGCCTATCCCATAGCCGAGCGCTTCCTGAAAGCCTTGCGCATCGCGGGCGGACAACCGACGCGGCCGCGCCACGACATTTCGTCCGAGATCGCTGAACGACCGACGGTGGTTTCGCCCGACTTCACCTATTACCCGGGCGGCGACATCATCGCCCGTAGCAGCGTGCGCCGGCGCGGCGGACGCGCCGACTTCGCCGCCTATTCGCAAATCCGTTTTCCGCTCGAGAAAGCCCCCGCCGCCATCCGCTCGCAATCCTTCGGCAGGAAAAAGTCCAAGGAGGGCCGCGGCGTCTATCCGTGGCGGGACAATTTTTGCGAAGCCCGCAGCTTCCAGGTCGGGCAATGCGCCGCCGGCTTCGGGCACCAGGGCCAGGACATCCGTCCCGCGCCCTGCCCGCCGAACAGCAACAGCGAAAGTAGTTGTCATCCCAGGAAGCAGGCTGTGATCGCCGTCCGCGACGGCATCCTGATCCGTTCACTGAGACAGCAGGCGGCAACGCTGCAGATCAATACCCGCAACGAGCACATCCGCTTTCGCTACATGCACATGAACCCGTCAGCCATGGATGCCGACGGCATTCTCAACGGCCGCCGGGTCGCCGAGGGCGAAAAGATCGGCGTGGTCTCCAACTATCTCGACTTCCCGAACGGCACCTCCTACCACCTTCACTTCGACGTGCAGGTGTTCACGCGCGACGGCTGGATCTGGGTCAATCCCTACACCACCCTGATCGCGTCCTATGAACGGCTGATCCGCGGCCGCGGCCGCGAGATCGGCACCGATCCTCCGGCTGTCGCCGCCGTGGTGCACGCTTTGCCGGAGGGCCTCACCAGGTGA